A genome region from Schlesneria paludicola DSM 18645 includes the following:
- a CDS encoding Nramp family divalent metal transporter has translation MTKTTELPETCLPTWSVAELPEPKPLGLRNWASFIGPGIVMMGIQIGGGEWLLGPEVTARYGGGLMWIATVAIVLQVFYNLECARYALYCGEPVMTGFMRKRPGPMAWIAVVMILNLSALIPALSTNGAAVMAAIYLDRPPGVEDKWLVTMLAYICLLLVALPVLIGGKVYNMLQTIMTVKVAIVLGFCLTIGALFVSPTHWWNVFSGFVQFGNVPIKNGDKDGLSNVFLHLWREGSWPLIELGNIAVLGAFAGYAGGGGLANSTYSNYVRDKGWGMGQQVGAIASAVGGRDITLSHLGKVFLITPDNLRRWKNWWKYILTDQLIVWAPGCFMGMALPALLSLEFAHYSELYNQTDKLDWSRAMITADGIRHAVNFSPATGAILWLVTLFVGLMVLLPSQMSIVEDFSRRWTDVIWSASPHAREKLRDDQVKYIYYTLLFSYVLWTMVAAYLFSTYGTPKLMTDIVANLNNLAIGVTAFQLLWVNLTLLPQELRPRWYHQAGMVACGLFYLGLSTLVFVTRQWPAFQQLLFRS, from the coding sequence ATGACGAAAACGACTGAACTGCCTGAAACGTGTTTGCCGACATGGTCCGTGGCCGAGCTACCAGAACCCAAACCACTGGGGTTAAGGAACTGGGCCAGCTTTATTGGCCCCGGCATCGTCATGATGGGAATCCAAATTGGCGGCGGCGAATGGCTGCTGGGCCCTGAAGTCACCGCTCGCTACGGCGGCGGCTTGATGTGGATCGCCACCGTCGCCATCGTGTTGCAAGTCTTTTACAACTTGGAATGCGCCCGCTACGCCCTTTACTGTGGCGAACCGGTCATGACCGGTTTCATGCGAAAACGTCCCGGCCCCATGGCCTGGATTGCCGTCGTCATGATCCTGAATCTGTCGGCCTTGATCCCGGCGCTTTCCACCAACGGGGCCGCTGTCATGGCGGCGATCTACCTCGACCGCCCACCTGGGGTCGAAGACAAATGGCTGGTCACAATGCTGGCCTACATTTGCCTGTTACTCGTGGCGTTGCCTGTGCTGATCGGAGGCAAAGTCTACAACATGCTGCAAACGATCATGACGGTGAAAGTGGCGATCGTGCTGGGCTTTTGTCTCACGATTGGGGCTCTGTTCGTCAGTCCGACCCATTGGTGGAACGTCTTCAGCGGCTTTGTGCAGTTCGGCAATGTTCCGATCAAGAACGGAGACAAGGACGGTCTCAGCAATGTCTTTCTCCATCTATGGCGCGAGGGATCATGGCCGCTGATTGAACTCGGCAACATTGCCGTCCTGGGCGCATTCGCCGGCTACGCAGGCGGAGGAGGGCTCGCCAATTCCACATACAGTAACTATGTCCGCGACAAAGGCTGGGGCATGGGTCAGCAGGTCGGCGCCATCGCCAGTGCCGTCGGTGGCCGCGATATCACGCTAAGCCATCTTGGTAAGGTCTTTCTGATTACTCCGGACAATCTGCGGCGCTGGAAAAATTGGTGGAAGTACATCCTGACCGATCAACTGATCGTCTGGGCGCCGGGTTGCTTCATGGGAATGGCGCTTCCCGCACTGCTGTCACTCGAGTTCGCGCATTATTCGGAGCTCTACAACCAGACGGACAAACTCGATTGGTCGCGGGCGATGATTACGGCGGACGGGATTCGCCATGCCGTGAATTTCAGCCCGGCCACCGGTGCGATCTTGTGGCTGGTTACCCTGTTCGTCGGCTTGATGGTTCTGTTGCCGAGCCAGATGTCGATCGTCGAAGATTTCAGTCGGCGCTGGACCGATGTCATCTGGTCCGCCAGCCCTCATGCACGAGAGAAGCTACGCGATGATCAGGTCAAATACATTTACTACACGCTGTTATTTTCCTACGTGCTCTGGACAATGGTCGCCGCGTACCTGTTCAGTACTTACGGAACCCCCAAACTGATGACGGATATCGTCGCGAACCTGAACAACCTGGCGATTGGAGTCACCGCATTTCAGTTGCTTTGGGTCAACCTGACGCTGCTTCCGCAAGAACTACGACCTCGCTGGTACCATCAGGCGGGTATGGTCGCCTGTGGTCTGTTTTATCTCGGACTTTCAACGTTAGTCTTTGTCACCCGGCAATGGCCGGCCTTCCAGCAATTGCTTTTCCGCTCTTGA
- a CDS encoding alpha-ketoacid dehydrogenase subunit alpha/beta → MSNASTTSHLLNIYRAMQTIRQTEEELARCHQRGLIHGACHTYVGEEAIASSVCAHLRKDDVVFSTHRGHGHALAKGLPPAELMAELFGRQTGCSRGRGGSMHIFSPEIGMMGTSGIVGPCVLQACGGGYSFKLMKTDNVAVAFFGDGAVNNGAFHEGLNMASIWKLPVLFICENNQFATEVPFAYSAGNPSVGSRGVAYGMPGLTVDGNDALEIDRVAGEAVQRARSGGGPTLIECVTYRTRAHAEGMGDFGYRTREEVEEWKQRCPIQRFRTKSIAEKHLTATDLDAVDQDVKRTVDEARKFAESSPYPEGATAMQHAYSELPHASKSPIQNVRPNTSPREITMTQATHEALSEEMAKNPNIFVMGEGIGKRGGNFKTTAGLYDIYGPTRLCDTPICERGFVGLACGAGMTGTRPVIDFMFADFVLDSVGEIVNQIAKMQYMSSGRLKMPVLLRGCIGIGHSAATHHSGNYYAMYAQIPGLKVVVPSSPYDAKGLFKYALNSNDPVLFLEHREILSLKGPVPETEYEIEFGKANIVREGSDVTVVALARMVPLTLSLCDQLQKDGISVELVDPRTVLPLDIDTILQSVKKTGRLLVVDEGFAPCGFAVDVAAQVADRGFNDLDAPIKRINGAFTPTPYSPPLEKAVVPQPEQIAQAIRDLVNE, encoded by the coding sequence ATGAGCAACGCCTCGACCACGTCTCACCTGCTGAACATCTACCGCGCGATGCAGACGATTCGTCAAACGGAAGAAGAACTGGCTCGCTGTCACCAGCGGGGCTTGATTCATGGTGCCTGTCACACCTATGTCGGCGAAGAAGCAATTGCGAGCTCCGTCTGTGCCCATTTGAGAAAAGACGACGTCGTCTTCAGCACACATCGTGGCCATGGTCATGCGCTGGCGAAGGGCCTTCCTCCAGCAGAATTGATGGCCGAACTCTTCGGACGTCAGACCGGTTGCTCGCGTGGTCGCGGCGGCAGCATGCATATCTTTTCACCCGAAATTGGCATGATGGGCACCAGCGGCATCGTTGGCCCTTGTGTCCTGCAGGCCTGCGGGGGTGGCTATAGTTTCAAGTTGATGAAGACGGACAATGTGGCCGTCGCCTTCTTCGGCGATGGCGCCGTTAACAACGGTGCGTTCCATGAAGGCCTGAACATGGCCAGCATCTGGAAGCTGCCGGTTCTGTTCATTTGTGAGAACAATCAATTCGCGACTGAAGTCCCCTTCGCCTATTCCGCGGGCAATCCCAGCGTCGGCAGCCGTGGCGTCGCCTATGGCATGCCCGGACTGACCGTCGATGGCAATGATGCACTCGAGATCGATCGTGTCGCCGGTGAAGCCGTTCAACGAGCCCGTTCCGGCGGCGGCCCGACGCTGATCGAATGCGTCACCTACCGGACGCGTGCCCACGCCGAAGGGATGGGGGATTTTGGATATCGTACGCGTGAAGAAGTTGAAGAGTGGAAGCAACGTTGTCCCATTCAACGCTTCCGTACGAAAAGCATCGCCGAAAAGCACTTGACCGCGACGGATCTGGACGCGGTCGATCAGGACGTCAAACGCACCGTCGACGAAGCCCGCAAGTTCGCAGAATCAAGCCCCTATCCAGAGGGCGCAACGGCGATGCAACATGCGTACTCAGAGTTGCCTCACGCGTCCAAATCGCCGATCCAGAACGTGCGTCCCAACACGTCACCGCGAGAAATCACAATGACGCAGGCGACTCACGAAGCGTTGTCGGAAGAGATGGCCAAGAACCCGAATATTTTCGTGATGGGCGAAGGGATCGGCAAACGAGGTGGTAACTTCAAAACCACCGCCGGCCTTTATGATATTTATGGCCCCACGCGTCTCTGCGACACGCCGATCTGCGAACGCGGCTTCGTTGGTCTCGCCTGCGGAGCCGGGATGACCGGTACGCGACCGGTGATCGACTTTATGTTCGCCGACTTCGTTCTCGATTCGGTCGGCGAAATTGTGAATCAGATCGCCAAGATGCAGTACATGAGCAGCGGGCGCCTGAAGATGCCTGTCCTGCTTCGCGGATGCATCGGGATCGGGCATTCGGCCGCGACGCACCATTCCGGCAACTACTACGCCATGTACGCCCAGATCCCCGGCTTGAAGGTTGTTGTTCCCTCGTCGCCTTACGATGCCAAAGGCCTGTTCAAGTACGCGCTCAACAGCAACGATCCTGTCTTGTTCCTCGAGCATCGCGAGATTCTGTCGCTGAAGGGGCCCGTTCCCGAAACGGAATATGAGATCGAGTTTGGGAAAGCCAATATCGTTCGCGAAGGAAGCGATGTGACCGTCGTGGCGTTGGCGCGAATGGTCCCTCTGACGCTTTCACTGTGTGATCAATTGCAGAAGGACGGAATCTCGGTGGAGCTGGTCGATCCCCGCACGGTCCTTCCTCTCGATATCGACACCATCCTGCAATCCGTCAAAAAAACCGGACGACTGCTCGTCGTCGACGAAGGTTTCGCCCCATGTGGCTTCGCAGTCGACGTCGCCGCACAAGTTGCCGATCGGGGATTCAACGATCTCGACGCCCCCATCAAGCGGATCAACGGTGCGTTCACCCCGACGCCCTATAGTCCCCCGCTGGAAAAAGCGGTCGTTCCACAACCGGAACAGATTGCACAGGCAATCCGCGACCTGGTCAACGAATAA
- a CDS encoding Gfo/Idh/MocA family protein, translated as MPPQATYQLDYLPRLPRDKSIGIGCIGAGFIMADCHLVAYRQAGFNPVAIAARRREQAEEVARRHQIPAVETDYRELLRRPEVQVVDIAVPPDHQIEVIREVVRHADHIRGVLAQKPLGVDFRQACEIARLCRNAGITLAVNQNMRYDQSVRAARSLMAQDALGEPVLATIDMRAIPHWMPWQSRQGWVTLRIMSIHHLDTFRFWFGDPVRVFASVRPDPRTSFPHDDGICLYILEYANGLRAMSCDDVWSGPAKEGSASDIGINWRIEGTRGLARGTIGWPSYPQRTPSTLDYSTTAAAEWNTPRWNEVWFPDAFVGPMAQLLCAIEDSTEPEISGEDNLKTMALVEACYQSAREHRAVELQEILQTAPT; from the coding sequence ATGCCACCTCAAGCCACATATCAACTCGACTACCTACCACGATTACCACGTGACAAGTCGATCGGAATCGGTTGCATTGGTGCCGGTTTTATCATGGCCGATTGCCACTTGGTCGCCTACCGGCAGGCGGGCTTCAACCCGGTCGCGATCGCTGCGCGTCGTCGCGAACAGGCGGAAGAGGTTGCCCGGCGGCATCAAATTCCCGCGGTAGAGACCGACTATCGTGAACTGCTACGCCGACCGGAAGTTCAGGTCGTCGATATTGCAGTTCCGCCCGATCATCAAATTGAAGTCATTCGTGAAGTCGTGCGGCATGCAGACCACATTCGCGGCGTGCTGGCTCAAAAGCCACTAGGTGTCGACTTCCGCCAAGCCTGCGAGATCGCACGGCTATGCCGTAATGCCGGTATCACGCTCGCCGTCAATCAGAACATGCGTTACGACCAGTCGGTCCGCGCGGCTCGATCGCTGATGGCGCAAGACGCCCTTGGCGAACCGGTGCTGGCCACGATCGACATGCGTGCGATTCCTCATTGGATGCCCTGGCAGTCGCGACAGGGGTGGGTCACGCTTCGAATCATGAGCATTCACCACCTCGACACGTTTCGCTTCTGGTTTGGAGACCCGGTTCGCGTCTTCGCCAGCGTGCGACCGGATCCACGTACCTCGTTTCCGCATGACGATGGTATCTGCCTGTATATTCTCGAGTACGCCAACGGACTGCGGGCGATGAGTTGCGATGATGTGTGGAGTGGCCCCGCGAAAGAGGGTTCGGCATCGGATATCGGCATCAACTGGCGCATCGAAGGAACACGCGGTCTCGCGCGAGGCACAATCGGGTGGCCAAGTTACCCGCAACGCACCCCCAGCACGCTCGACTACTCCACAACCGCCGCCGCCGAGTGGAACACGCCGCGCTGGAATGAAGTGTGGTTTCCCGATGCGTTTGTGGGTCCCATGGCTCAATTGCTGTGCGCAATTGAAGACTCAACGGAACCGGAAATCAGCGGTGAAGACAATTTGAAAACGATGGCTCTCGTCGAAGCCTGCTATCAATCGGCACGCGAGCATCGAGCGGTTGAGCTGCAGGAAATCCTGCAAACGGCGCCGACGTGA
- a CDS encoding dihydrolipoamide acetyltransferase family protein has product MPFEITVPRLGWSMEEGTFVRWLKKHGELVNAGDALFELEGEKAAQDIEAVDSGLLVIPSNAPQPGTIVAVGAVIGHLVAEGEAAPAVVTGASASVTSSIPKTSAPANPSPAADTSTLEEPAAAPSVRRLAREMGVKLASLEGSGPAGRITANDVRTTGSRPSTVAANHVLSSIASPRARRVAKELGIDWKGVKGTGRDGRVRERDVRTSQSQPRPASTSTPTTISSRRRTIANRMIASRERTAPVTLTTRIDATNLVGLRLQFKQAGEGSPIPSYTDLIIKLVALALRKHPTLATRDEGGQWIVPASADDIYIGMAVDTEDGLVVPVVSRAATLGLFDLAKQTLSLIEKARTGKISAADMQGGVFTITNLGSFGIDAFTPIINLPETAVLGLGRIRREPVVIDDQIVARDQMSLSLTFDHRIVDGAPAARFLQTVSQAIENPSAWLLRGDI; this is encoded by the coding sequence ATGCCATTTGAAATCACAGTTCCCCGACTCGGTTGGTCGATGGAAGAAGGCACGTTCGTCCGTTGGCTGAAAAAGCATGGCGAGCTCGTCAATGCGGGTGATGCCTTGTTCGAACTGGAAGGCGAAAAGGCGGCTCAAGATATCGAAGCCGTCGATAGTGGATTGCTCGTCATTCCTTCGAATGCGCCGCAACCGGGAACGATTGTCGCCGTGGGGGCCGTCATCGGTCATCTCGTTGCCGAAGGGGAAGCCGCCCCCGCAGTCGTCACAGGTGCATCCGCTTCGGTGACGAGTTCAATACCCAAGACAAGCGCCCCCGCGAATCCATCGCCCGCGGCCGACACCAGCACTCTCGAAGAACCCGCCGCGGCTCCCTCAGTGCGGAGACTCGCACGCGAGATGGGTGTGAAACTGGCGTCCTTGGAAGGCAGTGGCCCCGCAGGTCGCATCACCGCCAACGACGTGCGAACGACCGGCTCGCGTCCGTCTACAGTCGCTGCGAACCATGTGTTGTCGTCCATCGCCAGTCCACGCGCACGCCGTGTCGCGAAAGAACTTGGCATCGACTGGAAGGGCGTGAAGGGTACAGGGCGAGACGGTCGTGTCCGAGAGCGGGACGTCCGCACGTCCCAGTCACAGCCACGTCCCGCGTCGACATCGACGCCGACGACGATCTCGTCGCGACGACGAACCATCGCCAATCGGATGATCGCCAGCCGCGAGAGGACCGCGCCGGTCACGCTGACAACGCGGATTGATGCCACAAATCTCGTCGGACTTAGGCTGCAGTTCAAACAAGCGGGAGAGGGTTCGCCGATTCCGTCGTACACCGATCTCATCATCAAACTTGTCGCACTCGCCCTGAGAAAACATCCCACGCTGGCCACACGCGACGAAGGGGGGCAATGGATCGTTCCTGCGTCCGCGGATGACATTTACATCGGCATGGCGGTCGATACCGAAGACGGCCTGGTCGTTCCGGTGGTTTCCCGTGCGGCAACGCTCGGCCTGTTTGATCTCGCCAAACAGACATTGTCGCTGATCGAGAAAGCACGTACGGGCAAGATCTCGGCGGCCGACATGCAGGGTGGCGTCTTTACGATCACGAATCTCGGTTCGTTCGGAATCGACGCCTTTACGCCGATTATCAATCTGCCGGAAACCGCCGTACTGGGTCTCGGACGCATCCGACGCGAACCCGTTGTGATCGATGACCAGATCGTCGCCCGTGATCAGATGTCGCTCAGCTTGACGTTTGATCACCGCATCGTCGACGGCGCCCCTGCGGCGCGCTTCTTGCAAACCGTCAGTCAGGCGATCGAAAATCCCTCCGCATGGCTACTGCGCGGGGACATCTGA
- a CDS encoding Ldh family oxidoreductase has product MSTRVSAEKLEAFCLQALEQAGVSASHAKIVADVLVTTDTWGVFTHGTKLLRDYIKRVRAGGLRVDAEPHVVASGPAWSIVDGESCLGHVTSTFAMLDAIERAKKSGIAYVGVRNSCHFGAAGYYAWLAAKAGLIGISMANDIPSVAAAGSRRCVTGSNPIAYAVPVGSGDPILLDIAISTVAGGKVYAAYQRGEPIPDNWIIDSEGCPSTDSSLYPASAALAPMANHKGYGIALLIESLSGLLTGASVTWQVGSWIWGDATKPTNHGAAFIAIDIASIMPPAEFEARVTHLANEIHEAPTADGVERVLLPGEREWNLRRKALAEGIDLPSDVVGKLAGLATDLGLQADWLNS; this is encoded by the coding sequence GTGTCGACTCGAGTGTCTGCTGAAAAGCTGGAAGCGTTCTGCCTTCAAGCCCTGGAACAAGCCGGGGTGTCTGCCTCACACGCCAAGATCGTGGCAGACGTGCTCGTGACGACGGATACCTGGGGTGTCTTTACACATGGAACGAAACTGCTTCGTGACTACATCAAACGCGTGCGCGCGGGCGGACTGCGAGTTGACGCCGAGCCTCATGTTGTCGCTAGCGGCCCGGCGTGGTCGATCGTGGATGGTGAGTCATGTCTGGGACATGTGACGTCGACGTTTGCGATGCTGGACGCGATCGAACGTGCCAAGAAATCGGGTATCGCCTACGTGGGTGTCAGAAACTCGTGTCACTTCGGAGCCGCAGGCTATTATGCGTGGCTCGCGGCCAAAGCCGGTTTGATCGGCATCTCGATGGCCAACGATATTCCCAGCGTCGCCGCCGCGGGCTCACGCCGATGTGTCACCGGCAGCAATCCGATCGCGTACGCAGTTCCCGTCGGATCGGGTGATCCGATTCTGCTCGACATTGCGATCAGTACCGTCGCCGGGGGAAAGGTGTATGCCGCCTATCAGCGAGGCGAACCGATTCCTGACAACTGGATCATCGATTCCGAGGGGTGTCCCAGCACAGACAGCAGCCTTTATCCCGCATCAGCGGCACTCGCACCGATGGCGAACCATAAGGGTTATGGAATCGCATTGCTGATTGAATCGCTCAGTGGATTGCTCACCGGTGCGTCGGTGACCTGGCAAGTGGGAAGCTGGATCTGGGGTGATGCGACCAAACCCACCAATCATGGTGCCGCGTTCATTGCCATCGACATCGCTTCGATCATGCCGCCCGCCGAATTCGAGGCGCGTGTCACCCACCTGGCGAACGAAATTCATGAAGCGCCGACGGCCGATGGTGTCGAACGCGTTCTGCTTCCGGGTGAACGCGAGTGGAATCTGCGTCGCAAAGCACTCGCTGAAGGAATTGATCTTCCTTCCGACGTTGTCGGAAAACTCGCCGGGCTGGCAACCGACCTGGGCCTTCAGGCGGATTGGCTGAATTCCTGA
- a CDS encoding SDR family NAD(P)-dependent oxidoreductase — protein sequence MTALFDLTGRVALVSGAASGMGRAMSLALAEHGADLMLADLNDAGLQDVAAAVRSFGRRAEPVLCDIAQPDAIRAMFAKLDRDFGRIDFLANVAGEGILGRPEEIPLADVEQTWRNLVFGRFCMCQEAGRRMIKAGRGSIVNIGSLASITALGRNHIAYSMAMGAVAQMTRELSTEWAAHGVRVNAILPAQVLNPSLEKRIAADPALKDQFLKGIPAGRMGQPNDIQGLAVLLASDASSWITGALIPMDGGNLAMNGGGTRRYVEPQ from the coding sequence GTGACGGCACTCTTCGATCTTACTGGCCGCGTCGCGCTCGTCTCGGGTGCCGCAAGCGGAATGGGACGCGCGATGTCTCTAGCTCTTGCGGAACATGGGGCGGACCTCATGCTCGCAGATCTCAATGACGCCGGCTTGCAGGATGTCGCAGCGGCCGTGAGATCCTTCGGCCGCCGTGCGGAACCTGTGCTGTGCGACATCGCACAGCCCGATGCCATTCGCGCGATGTTCGCCAAGCTCGATCGTGACTTTGGTCGGATCGATTTTCTGGCAAACGTCGCTGGAGAAGGGATCCTCGGTCGGCCCGAAGAGATTCCTCTGGCCGATGTCGAACAAACGTGGAGAAATCTGGTATTCGGACGCTTCTGCATGTGTCAGGAAGCCGGACGCCGCATGATCAAGGCCGGGCGCGGAAGCATTGTGAACATCGGATCGCTCGCCAGCATCACAGCCCTGGGACGCAACCATATTGCCTATAGCATGGCGATGGGCGCGGTCGCACAAATGACTCGGGAACTCAGTACGGAGTGGGCCGCGCACGGCGTTCGCGTCAACGCCATCCTGCCCGCACAAGTCTTGAATCCCAGTCTCGAAAAACGGATCGCCGCCGACCCCGCCTTGAAAGATCAATTCCTGAAGGGCATCCCCGCCGGTCGGATGGGTCAACCCAACGATATTCAAGGGTTGGCCGTGCTGCTGGCCTCGGATGCGTCGAGCTGGATTACGGGAGCACTGATCCCGATGGATGGAGGCAATCTTGCCATGAACGGCGGCGGCACGCGTCGCTACGTCGAGCCCCAGTAA